One Piscinibacter lacus genomic window, TGAGGCCCATGGCGTGGTGCTGGTTGCCTGCCTTCAGCTGCTGAAGGCGCGAGCGGGAACGGCCTTGATCGGCAGTTCCGAGCCCTACGACGATTTGGTGCCCGGCTGGGGCAGTTCTCCACTGACCGATCACTTGCTATCCAGCGACAGTCTGCACATCGTTCACGATGGTGCCGAGGACGACCGCTGCGACAAGATCCGACTGCTGGCCCGTTGGCCCGACAGTACCGTGAACTTGCGGGTCTGCTTCCACTACGAGCTGGCTCGCGGCCGCAACTGCTTGCGCTGCGAGAAGTGCCTGCGCACCATCGCTGGCTTCGCCGTGCAGGGCCTGCCTGTGCCGGCGAGTCTGGGTGGAGATGCCGCTGTGCTGAGCCGGCGGGTGCCGTGGTTCAAGCTGCGCACGCCGGCTCAGGTGGTCGAGTGGCGCATCCTGCAGCGTCACGCAGCCCGCCGCCGTCCCGGTCTACGCTGGGCGCGCTGGCTGCCCTGCCTCTTTTTGCACCACGCACTGTGGCTGCGCTGGCATCGACTGCGTGCTTTGTGGCGGTCCCCGGTCTGAGTAGGCCTCAGTACTCGTCGGGCACCCGAGCTCGCACCGTTGGGGCCTGCCAGTAAGCTGAGATTCGACCTGTCATGCGGTGCATCAGCCGCGCCAGGGCCAGGTGCTTGCGTATCGAGCGCATCCAGCGTGCGCCCATTGCATGCGATCGGCTGGTGTGAGCCCGCCCGCTTGTACCGATGCGTGAAACCGCTTTCGCGTCAGGCCAAACCACCGCCGGCAGCAGCAGGCCCAAGGCGATACCGTGCTGCCAAGCATGGTCCAGCTCACTGTCAAGTGGTCGTTCGCGAGGGCGCAGCTGCTTGGCAAGCCGGAGTGCACCGTCCAAGCTGAGCAGATAGCCCTGGCCGCCGCTGGGGTTTTTGATTGGCAGGACGAGGCAGATCCCCGCCGCTTCGCCCCACAGAAGCCGTCCAACGGCCGGGCACAGATGGCCTAGCCGAACGCCATGCAATCCGCTTGGCCAATGCTGTCGGATCTTGTCCAGGCGCTGCGGTAGTGCCGGGTCCAGATGCAGGTCGTCCTCAAGCACCAGACCCCAAGGCTCGCCGGCCGCCACTTGTTCTAGCCAGGCCTGCCGGTGGCTCAGATAGCAGCCCCATTCGCCAGCCGAGAGCGCACAAGAGGCGGGCCGGGCGGCGGCTGGGGTCAGGCCGTCGATGGCCGGCAGGAAGCGTGCACTCAGCCCCAATGCCTGCAACTGGACCTCCATGTGCTGGCGGCGCCCATGGTCATGGGCCATGTTGAGGACGCGGATCGTCAGCCCTCGGGGTTCGCTGCTCATGCCAGCACCTCGGCAAGATGCCGTGCCATGCGTGCCCGGCAGTACAGGAAACCGTCGCGCCAGCCGGGATCGCCAGCCAGGCCGGCGGCTAGTTTGCCGATGCGCTCGGCCGTCTCCCGCAGCACACACGGTGCCGCTGCAGTATGCGCTTCGCCGGGCAGCCGCAGATGGGCTTCATCCAGGCGGGTCATCGCGTAGAGGATCTGCTTCTTGGCCTCGTTTAGGGTCGAGAGACTCGGCCCAGCCGCTCGGCCGATCATGATCGGCAGGCTGCCCAGGCCCATTGCATTGATGGCGAAGTGATACGTGTCGGTCAGGCAGAAGCGGGTATGCCGCATCAGCCGACGGTGCCAGCGGAAGCCCAGATCGCTCAGGCGGCGCGGACGACGCTGAATCAGCCAATCGATGGAGATGCCCCGCAGCCCGGTCACGCGCTCGACCTCGACCACCAGCCGGGCGGCATCGCCCGGCGGCAAGCCACGGCCGAAGGCATGCGCGAACCAGCCACCGCGCCAGCGGCTCGGGGCCGGCCAGTCCGCCAGGCTCGCGCAGTCGAAGCCTAGATTCAGGCCCCGCAACTCCAAGTCATAGTTCTGCCCTAGCCGCTGCAGTGCGCGCAGCGAGCCGGTGTCGCGCACGATCACCGCATCGCAGCGCTGCAGGAATCGCGCGCTCGCCTTAGCCAGTTCCGGCCGTTCCGTCAGGGCGCCCTGTAATCCCAGGAAGCACCCCCCGGCAGCCACCACGCGCATACCATCGGGCAGTTGGTCCGGGTCGGGAAGATAGAGCGACTGCCAGTTGACCAAGGCTTCCGCGGGATCGAGGACTCCGTGCAGCCGA contains:
- a CDS encoding glycosyltransferase family 25 protein, which gives rise to MSSEPRGLTIRVLNMAHDHGRRQHMEVQLQALGLSARFLPAIDGLTPAAARPASCALSAGEWGCYLSHRQAWLEQVAAGEPWGLVLEDDLHLDPALPQRLDKIRQHWPSGLHGVRLGHLCPAVGRLLWGEAAGICLVLPIKNPSGGQGYLLSLDGALRLAKQLRPRERPLDSELDHAWQHGIALGLLLPAVVWPDAKAVSRIGTSGRAHTSRSHAMGARWMRSIRKHLALARLMHRMTGRISAYWQAPTVRARVPDEY